The following are encoded together in the Phenylobacterium sp. NIBR 498073 genome:
- a CDS encoding sugar kinase produces MVDLSSEMADLWASLGSPAAGRSRIIQITAARTGEGASTVARELAHHAARKAGRSVWLVDLDLVTAAQHAALSAEAGRYGELVGPMQASPDGSAFFTVEPPAQTADGAVWPDGRYLAAYRVGSARWWVTRFRRERLVGRQSVRLVPTADYWNALRRFAEVIIVDGPAPDRSRAALALAPFMDQTVLVVAADQPDVRAPAQLRDAITGAGGQVTGLFFNRGVVEAPGWPLLP; encoded by the coding sequence ATGGTCGATCTGAGTTCCGAGATGGCCGATCTGTGGGCGTCGCTGGGATCGCCCGCGGCCGGACGCTCGCGCATCATCCAGATCACTGCGGCGCGGACCGGGGAGGGGGCCTCGACCGTGGCGCGCGAGCTGGCCCACCACGCCGCGCGCAAGGCCGGGCGATCGGTGTGGCTGGTCGACCTGGACCTGGTGACCGCCGCTCAGCATGCGGCGTTGTCGGCCGAGGCCGGCCGCTACGGCGAACTGGTCGGTCCAATGCAGGCCAGCCCGGACGGCTCGGCCTTTTTCACTGTCGAGCCGCCGGCCCAGACCGCGGACGGGGCGGTCTGGCCGGACGGCCGGTATCTCGCCGCCTATCGCGTCGGCTCGGCCCGCTGGTGGGTGACCCGTTTCCGGCGCGAGCGGCTGGTCGGCCGCCAGAGCGTGCGGCTGGTCCCGACCGCCGACTACTGGAACGCGCTGCGCCGCTTCGCCGAGGTGATCATCGTCGACGGGCCGGCGCCTGACCGTTCGCGCGCGGCCCTGGCGCTCGCCCCGTTCATGGATCAGACGGTGTTGGTGGTGGCGGCCGATCAGCCCGACGTGCGCGCCCCGGCGCAGCTGCGCGACGCGATCACCGGGGCCGGCGGTCAGGTGACCGGCCTGTTCTTCAACCGCGGCGTGGTCGAGGCGCCGGGGTGGCCGCTG
- a CDS encoding lipopolysaccharide biosynthesis protein has translation MGRRYALSDLPALLWRERRLMLAVFLTLSVLGMAAALTLKTRYEAYSSVLVRLGQEYVYEPRVGDAGRGTSLDSGRMVQSELEILGAAPLKLRVIERLGLAQTYPDLARAYAKAATPAEKTAVMGRAVRAIEQGLAIETAPNTPIVRVRFSHQDPKAAALILNTLLEEYLIFRRAVLIDPGSPALEQQRQVFEARLADAEAAYEAFLTDNRIGDFAAEEASVSQLQAGVEQQRLQTDAQLQARLGRLASLSAQLDQAPREVVIYRDAPGAPGARAQGEGGRWLGINPVHQALQTEKIQLTSEIGALRRAQAELKAQAGRLTERRLALAALEPRFQELSLNRAVLQAGLRDFAVKEEQRRADREIAARASENIRIVQRAAPPTQGKSLRGPVIVTAFLVAAVSALFAGLLAMVLRPGLPTPQTAARTLGLPVLGAASFKGR, from the coding sequence GTGGGGCGCCGCTATGCGCTGAGCGATCTGCCGGCGCTGCTGTGGCGCGAGCGCCGGCTGATGCTGGCGGTCTTTCTGACCCTGTCGGTCCTGGGGATGGCCGCCGCCCTGACCTTGAAGACCCGCTACGAGGCCTATTCGAGCGTGCTGGTGCGGCTGGGCCAGGAGTACGTCTACGAGCCGCGGGTCGGGGACGCCGGGCGTGGGACTTCGCTCGACTCCGGACGGATGGTCCAGTCGGAATTGGAGATCCTGGGCGCCGCGCCGCTGAAGCTGCGGGTGATCGAGCGGCTGGGCCTGGCGCAGACCTATCCGGATTTGGCCAGGGCGTACGCCAAGGCGGCGACGCCGGCCGAGAAGACCGCCGTCATGGGCAGGGCGGTCCGGGCCATCGAGCAGGGCCTGGCGATCGAGACCGCGCCGAACACCCCGATCGTGCGGGTCAGGTTCAGCCACCAGGACCCGAAGGCCGCCGCCCTGATCCTCAACACCCTGCTTGAGGAATATCTGATCTTCCGCCGCGCGGTGCTGATCGACCCCGGCTCGCCTGCGCTGGAGCAGCAGCGCCAGGTGTTCGAGGCGCGGCTGGCGGACGCCGAGGCGGCCTATGAGGCCTTCCTGACCGACAACCGAATTGGCGACTTCGCGGCCGAAGAGGCTTCGGTGTCGCAGCTGCAGGCGGGGGTCGAGCAGCAGAGGTTGCAGACCGACGCCCAGTTGCAGGCCCGGCTCGGGCGGCTGGCGAGCCTGAGCGCGCAGCTCGACCAGGCGCCGCGCGAGGTGGTGATCTATCGCGACGCCCCCGGCGCGCCCGGCGCTCGGGCCCAGGGCGAGGGGGGCAGGTGGCTCGGGATCAATCCGGTGCACCAGGCCCTGCAGACCGAGAAGATCCAGCTGACATCGGAGATCGGCGCCTTGCGCCGCGCGCAGGCCGAGCTCAAGGCGCAGGCCGGGCGCCTGACCGAGCGGCGGCTGGCGTTGGCGGCGCTGGAGCCGCGCTTCCAGGAGCTGTCGTTGAACCGCGCCGTGCTGCAGGCCGGCCTGCGCGACTTCGCGGTCAAGGAGGAGCAGCGCCGTGCGGACCGCGAGATCGCCGCCCGGGCGAGCGAGAACATCCGCATCGTCCAGCGGGCCGCGCCGCCGACGCAGGGCAAGAGCCTGCGCGGGCCGGTGATCGTGACGGCGTTCCTGGTCGCGGCCGTCTCGGCCCTGTTTGCGGGGCTGCTGGCGATGGTGCTGCGCCCCGGCCTGCCGACGCCGCAGACCGCGGCACGCACCCTGGGCCTGCCGGTGCTGGGGGCCGCGTCCTTTAAGGGACGGTGA
- a CDS encoding helix-turn-helix domain-containing protein, which yields MDASRGELVLSQPIPRVRHAILPGETRLDLARRMAQSVAFAFSIDPARTAAQPDFDFSAEALVLPEAVVARSRVRGRIAMTREAALIAATGADQLFVYVIVDGEFDVKPTRSGRRLRGGDILIIDLAQAVTLLGADYGAIMMVLARGALPDPLRRLDLHGAEIRGDHPLARTIVSTLACLCEDAPRMTQAQGSVVLRAAIEMLGLALTDVRRTRTAPRALKAMAEALVDDHLDDPALSPAWIAGRLDVSRATLYRAFAAYGGVTRFIDDRRSQQAWVLLTSAGDLSLGEIAARCGYPGRTRLVQAFSERFAVSPETVLSASEDDRAMLQEQAARAMMDAWDRRTGRSER from the coding sequence ATGGACGCGTCCAGAGGCGAACTCGTGCTCAGCCAGCCGATCCCGCGCGTGCGCCACGCGATCTTGCCGGGGGAGACGCGGCTGGACCTGGCGCGTCGCATGGCGCAGTCGGTCGCTTTCGCCTTTTCCATCGATCCTGCTCGGACCGCCGCACAGCCGGATTTCGACTTCTCCGCCGAGGCGCTGGTGCTGCCAGAAGCCGTCGTCGCGCGGTCGAGGGTGCGCGGTCGGATAGCCATGACGCGGGAGGCCGCTCTTATCGCCGCCACCGGCGCGGACCAATTGTTCGTCTATGTGATCGTGGACGGCGAGTTCGACGTGAAGCCGACCCGGTCCGGCCGGCGCCTGCGCGGCGGCGACATCCTGATCATCGACCTGGCGCAGGCGGTCACGCTGCTGGGAGCCGACTACGGGGCGATCATGATGGTCCTTGCGCGCGGGGCGCTGCCCGACCCCCTACGTCGCCTCGATCTCCACGGCGCGGAGATTCGCGGCGATCACCCGTTGGCGAGAACGATCGTCAGCACGCTGGCTTGCCTCTGCGAAGACGCGCCGCGGATGACGCAGGCGCAGGGCTCGGTAGTGTTGCGCGCCGCGATAGAGATGCTCGGCCTGGCGCTGACGGATGTGAGACGCACGCGGACCGCGCCACGAGCGCTCAAGGCCATGGCCGAGGCGCTGGTAGACGACCACCTCGACGATCCAGCCCTGTCGCCGGCCTGGATCGCCGGACGCCTCGACGTCTCCCGCGCCACTCTCTACCGCGCCTTCGCTGCATATGGCGGCGTCACCCGCTTCATCGACGACCGGCGGTCGCAGCAGGCCTGGGTCCTGCTGACGTCAGCGGGAGATCTTTCGCTTGGCGAAATCGCCGCCCGCTGCGGCTATCCCGGCCGGACGCGCCTCGTCCAGGCCTTCAGCGAGCGCTTTGCGGTGAGCCCCGAGACAGTGCTCTCGGCCAGCGAAGACGATCGCGCCATGCTCCAAGAGCAGGCCGCGCGCGCCATGATGGACGCATGGGACCGGCGCACCGGCCGGAGCGAACGCTAG
- a CDS encoding PEPxxWA-CTERM sorting domain-containing protein, producing MLLSLKTRIASFSIAAALAFATSSIAATELDGVTMRDIQILGSTYDVVFHDGPFDTVFPTGKLTFATQSEASEAVMAIISATAYRAIYPMDSNFTGFVVPFALDETMISGEFGGGFSFPASGRWRRSVDYGQQYTWAQFSLSAVPEPATWAMMIIGFGVVGSTVRASRRRTALSAA from the coding sequence TTGCTTCTTAGCCTCAAAACCAGGATTGCGAGTTTTTCGATCGCCGCGGCTCTTGCGTTTGCGACGTCGAGCATCGCCGCAACGGAACTGGACGGCGTGACAATGCGTGACATCCAGATCCTCGGGTCGACTTACGATGTCGTGTTTCACGACGGGCCCTTCGATACGGTCTTCCCGACGGGTAAGCTGACATTTGCGACGCAGAGCGAGGCCAGCGAGGCCGTCATGGCGATCATATCGGCGACCGCCTATCGGGCCATCTACCCGATGGACTCGAACTTTACCGGTTTCGTGGTGCCGTTCGCCCTCGACGAAACCATGATCTCTGGAGAATTCGGAGGCGGCTTCAGCTTCCCGGCCAGCGGCCGCTGGCGTCGGTCCGTCGATTACGGCCAGCAATACACCTGGGCGCAGTTCAGCCTGTCCGCCGTCCCCGAGCCCGCGACCTGGGCGATGATGATCATCGGATTTGGCGTGGTCGGCTCGACGGTTCGCGCCTCGCGTCGCCGAACAGCTCTCAGCGCCGCCTAG
- a CDS encoding class I SAM-dependent methyltransferase has protein sequence MSDQRDTFDEVAAEYDAVRPLYPIELFDDLAVVAGGPGQPVLEVGCGSGQATAGLLGCGWTVVAVDPGAELIALAKARLTSVEFHVGRFETFAPQPASFRLVASAQAWHWIDPSISFPKAAAALQPGGWLAIFGHVPLSPPPEILQLLEPIYAAIAPELWRPPPQAWYLPEGPVRSLIDASGLFGPVTCKAYAWSEPVSAAGFVRQLRTRSDYNVISRGRRDRLLAEVETVLAPLGALSLRNETHLYLAQLKS, from the coding sequence GTGAGCGATCAGAGGGACACCTTCGACGAGGTCGCGGCCGAGTACGACGCGGTTCGTCCTCTCTATCCAATCGAGTTGTTCGACGACCTTGCGGTTGTGGCCGGGGGACCCGGCCAGCCGGTGCTGGAGGTCGGTTGCGGCAGCGGCCAGGCGACCGCCGGCCTGCTCGGCTGCGGGTGGACGGTTGTCGCCGTCGATCCGGGCGCTGAGCTGATCGCGCTGGCGAAGGCGCGCCTGACCAGCGTCGAGTTTCACGTCGGCCGGTTCGAGACGTTCGCTCCCCAGCCGGCGAGCTTTCGGCTCGTGGCCTCTGCGCAGGCCTGGCATTGGATCGACCCGAGCATCAGCTTTCCCAAGGCCGCGGCGGCCCTGCAGCCGGGCGGATGGCTCGCCATCTTCGGGCACGTTCCGCTGTCTCCGCCGCCTGAGATCTTGCAGCTGCTGGAGCCGATCTACGCCGCGATCGCGCCGGAGCTCTGGCGGCCGCCGCCGCAGGCCTGGTACCTGCCGGAAGGTCCGGTCCGCTCGCTCATCGACGCCTCCGGCCTGTTCGGACCGGTGACCTGCAAGGCCTACGCCTGGTCCGAGCCCGTGTCCGCCGCCGGCTTCGTGCGGCAGCTGCGGACCCGATCGGACTACAATGTGATCTCCCGGGGCCGACGCGACCGGCTGTTGGCCGAGGTCGAGACGGTGCTGGCTCCGCTGGGCGCGCTCTCGCTGCGCAACGAGACGCACCTCTATCTGGCGCAGCTCAAATCCTGA
- a CDS encoding sel1 repeat family protein — translation MLASVENQMPLPTAESTGDELFKMGLLYSTGQGGAPLDYVSAHMLFNLAAMRGSVEAKVYRKELSQEMESEDVAEAQRQAREWLAHG, via the coding sequence ATGCTTGCGAGCGTGGAAAACCAAATGCCGCTGCCGACCGCCGAGTCGACGGGGGACGAGCTGTTCAAAATGGGCCTGCTCTATTCGACCGGCCAGGGCGGGGCGCCGCTGGACTACGTCTCGGCGCACATGCTGTTCAACCTGGCGGCCATGCGCGGCTCGGTCGAGGCCAAGGTCTACCGCAAGGAACTGAGCCAGGAGATGGAGTCGGAAGACGTCGCCGAGGCCCAACGCCAGGCCCGCGAGTGGCTGGCCCACGGCTGA
- a CDS encoding RcnB family protein, with protein MKRLILSLAAVAAVAGPMAFVATSAQADDDHRGRGRDRHEQRWDRHDDRRDWDRRGGYDRRDWDRHDNRRGERWGRHDNGLHKGWDRGRHNGYYYNNRWYYGPPPQAYYGNPYYRPGYAAWRRGAHLPPYYRGYVVNDYHHYHLRQPPRGYAWYRVGDDYLLAAIATGIIFDIINN; from the coding sequence ATGAAACGCCTGATCTTGAGCCTTGCTGCGGTCGCCGCGGTCGCCGGCCCGATGGCGTTCGTCGCCACCTCGGCCCAGGCCGACGACGACCATCGCGGCCGTGGCCGCGACCGCCACGAGCAGCGTTGGGACCGTCACGACGACCGTCGCGACTGGGATCGCCGCGGGGGCTACGACCGCCGCGATTGGGATCGCCACGACAACCGCCGCGGCGAGCGCTGGGGCCGTCACGACAACGGCCTCCACAAGGGTTGGGACCGCGGCCGCCACAACGGCTATTACTATAACAACCGCTGGTACTACGGCCCGCCGCCGCAAGCCTATTACGGCAATCCGTACTACCGCCCGGGCTACGCCGCCTGGCGCCGCGGGGCGCATCTGCCGCCCTACTACCGGGGCTACGTGGTCAACGATTACCACCATTACCACCTGCGCCAGCCGCCGCGCGGCTACGCCTGGTACCGGGTCGGAGACGACTATCTTCTGGCGGCGATCGCCACCGGCATCATCTTCGACATCATCAACAACTAA
- the gatB gene encoding Asp-tRNA(Asn)/Glu-tRNA(Gln) amidotransferase subunit GatB, whose protein sequence is MTDTSKLIAGRTGQWEVVLGLEVHAQVASNAKLFSGAAVGFGAGPNQQVSLVDAAMPGMLPVINKHCVEQAVKTGLGLKAQINLKSHFDRKNYFYPDLPQGYQISQFKDPIVGEGEVIVEHDDGTTFKVGIERLHLEQDAGKSLHDQDPNATYVDLNRAGTALMEIVSRPHMRSSAEAAAYVKKLRTILVYLGTCDGDMEKGNLRADVNVSVCRVGSYEKFRETGDFSHLGTRCEIKNVNSYRFIQQAIEYEARRQIEILEDGGKIDQETRLFDPNKGETRSMRSKEEAHDYRYFPDPDLLPLELDPAWVKAIEASLPELPDAKKARLQSQYGLSAYDAGVLITEQARADYFEEAAKGRDAKLTANWVTNELAAKLTAGGLAIEDSPLKPDAIAELVALIEEDVISSKIAKDVFERMWAGEGRPREIVEKQGLQQVSDTGALEKIIEELIAANPGQAASVKEKPQAIGWFVGQVMKATGGKANPGAVNGLLKAKLGIE, encoded by the coding sequence ATGACTGATACGTCGAAGCTGATCGCCGGCCGCACCGGCCAATGGGAAGTGGTTCTGGGCCTGGAGGTTCACGCCCAAGTCGCCTCGAACGCCAAGCTGTTTTCCGGCGCGGCGGTGGGATTCGGCGCCGGCCCCAACCAGCAGGTCTCGCTGGTCGACGCGGCCATGCCGGGCATGCTGCCGGTGATCAACAAGCACTGCGTCGAGCAGGCGGTGAAGACCGGCCTGGGGCTCAAGGCGCAGATCAACCTGAAGAGCCATTTCGACCGGAAGAACTACTTCTATCCGGACCTGCCGCAGGGCTATCAGATCAGCCAGTTCAAGGACCCGATCGTCGGCGAGGGCGAGGTCATCGTCGAGCATGACGACGGCACGACCTTCAAGGTCGGGATCGAGCGCCTGCACCTGGAGCAGGACGCCGGCAAGAGCCTGCACGATCAGGATCCGAACGCGACCTATGTCGACCTGAACCGCGCCGGCACCGCGCTGATGGAGATCGTTTCGCGGCCCCACATGCGCTCGTCGGCCGAGGCCGCGGCCTATGTGAAAAAGCTGCGCACGATCCTCGTCTACCTGGGCACCTGCGACGGCGACATGGAGAAGGGCAACCTGCGGGCCGACGTGAACGTCTCGGTCTGCCGTGTCGGCTCCTACGAGAAGTTCCGCGAAACCGGCGACTTCAGCCACCTGGGCACGCGCTGCGAGATCAAGAACGTCAACTCGTACCGCTTCATCCAGCAGGCGATCGAGTACGAGGCCCGCCGTCAGATCGAAATCCTCGAGGACGGCGGCAAGATCGACCAGGAGACCCGCCTGTTCGACCCGAACAAGGGCGAGACCCGTTCGATGCGCTCGAAGGAAGAGGCGCACGATTACCGCTACTTCCCCGATCCGGACCTGCTGCCGCTGGAACTGGACCCGGCCTGGGTCAAGGCCATCGAGGCCTCGCTGCCCGAGCTGCCGGACGCCAAGAAGGCGCGCCTGCAGTCGCAGTACGGCCTGTCGGCCTATGACGCCGGCGTGCTCATCACCGAGCAGGCGCGCGCCGACTATTTCGAGGAAGCCGCCAAGGGCCGCGACGCCAAGCTGACCGCCAACTGGGTGACCAACGAACTGGCCGCCAAGCTGACAGCCGGCGGCCTGGCCATCGAGGACAGCCCGCTGAAGCCGGACGCGATCGCCGAACTGGTGGCGTTGATCGAAGAGGACGTGATCTCCTCGAAGATCGCCAAGGACGTCTTCGAGCGCATGTGGGCCGGCGAGGGCCGCCCGCGCGAGATCGTCGAGAAGCAAGGCCTGCAGCAGGTCTCCGACACCGGCGCGCTCGAGAAGATCATCGAGGAGCTGATCGCCGCCAATCCGGGGCAGGCGGCCTCGGTGAAGGAAAAGCCGCAGGCGATCGGATGGTTCGTCGGCCAGGTCATGAAGGCCACCGGCGGCAAGGCCAATCCCGGCGCCGTCAACGGCCTGCTCAAGGCAAAGCTGGGCATCGAATAG
- a CDS encoding slipin family protein, with the protein MRQASAIPTTLFFLIAAAGLGLAYAAYNSIGPATGVAVSALSLILAALVGAATRIASQWERAVVLRLGRFQALRGPGLFFIVPIVDTVAYCLDIRVITSSFKAEKTLTKDTVPVDVDAVLFWKVVDPQRAALEVEDYGAAIAWASQTALRDVIGKTMLADMLEGREKISRELGRIIDDRSQPWGVKVISVELKDVLIPTGLEDAMSMQAQAERERQARIILGDSKRQVAEKFQEAAKTYADDPTAFHLRAMNMLYEGLKQNSTIVVVPSTAVETMNLGGVIGTTALGLELERRRERKAREHKPAAVRPAA; encoded by the coding sequence ATGCGACAGGCCAGCGCGATTCCCACCACCCTGTTCTTCCTCATCGCCGCCGCCGGCCTCGGCCTGGCCTACGCGGCCTACAACTCCATCGGGCCTGCGACCGGCGTCGCGGTCAGCGCGCTGTCGCTGATCCTGGCCGCACTGGTCGGGGCCGCCACCAGGATCGCCAGCCAATGGGAGCGGGCCGTGGTGCTGCGGCTCGGGCGTTTCCAGGCCCTGCGCGGGCCTGGGCTGTTCTTCATCGTCCCGATCGTCGACACCGTCGCCTACTGCCTCGACATCCGGGTCATCACCTCGTCGTTCAAGGCCGAGAAGACCCTGACCAAGGACACGGTCCCCGTCGACGTCGACGCCGTGCTGTTCTGGAAGGTGGTGGATCCGCAGCGAGCGGCCCTTGAGGTCGAAGACTACGGCGCCGCCATCGCCTGGGCCTCCCAGACCGCCCTGCGCGACGTCATCGGCAAGACCATGCTGGCCGACATGCTGGAAGGCCGCGAGAAGATCAGCCGCGAGCTTGGCCGGATCATCGACGACCGCAGCCAACCCTGGGGCGTCAAGGTCATTTCGGTCGAGTTGAAGGACGTGCTGATTCCCACGGGCCTTGAGGACGCCATGTCCATGCAGGCCCAGGCCGAGCGCGAACGCCAGGCGCGGATCATCCTCGGCGACTCCAAACGCCAGGTCGCCGAGAAGTTCCAGGAAGCGGCGAAGACCTATGCCGACGACCCGACCGCCTTCCACCTGCGGGCGATGAACATGCTCTACGAGGGCCTGAAGCAGAACTCGACCATCGTCGTCGTCCCCTCGACCGCCGTCGAGACGATGAACCTGGGCGGCGTGATCGGAACTACGGCGCTAGGCCTGGAACTGGAGCGCCGGCGCGAGCGCAAGGCGCGCGAGCACAAGCCTGCTGCGGTCAGGCCGGCGGCCTGA
- the gatA gene encoding Asp-tRNA(Asn)/Glu-tRNA(Gln) amidotransferase subunit GatA, which produces MSALTSLTLKAALDGLADKSFSSEELTKAHVDAVAAAKPLNAYILETPEKAIEMAKASDARRAKGEAGALDGAPLGIKDLFCTEGVRSTACSNILGNFVPTYESTVTANLWRDGAVMLGKLNLDEFAMGSSNETSAFGPVVNPWRSEGSNAKLTPGGSSGGSAAAVAADLCLGATATDTGGSIRQPAAFTGTVGIKPTYGRCSRWGVVAFASSLDQAGPIAKTVEDAAILLKSMSGHDPKDSTSLDIETPDYPSFVGKSVKGLRVGIPKEYRVDGMPPEIEKLWEQGIAWLKEAGCEIVEVSLPHTKYALPAYYIVAPAEASSNLARYDGMRYGLRETGGNLTETYENTRAAGFGAEVKRRILIGTYVLSAGYYDAYYVKALKVRRRIADDFDQAFQKVDALLTPTAPSAAFGLGENADDPVAMYLNDIFTVTVNLAGLPGMSIPAGVDANGLPLGLQLIGKALDEGTLFSLGGAIEKAADFKAKPAKWW; this is translated from the coding sequence ATGAGCGCGCTCACCTCCCTGACCCTGAAGGCCGCCCTCGACGGCCTGGCCGACAAGTCGTTCTCGTCGGAAGAGCTGACCAAGGCGCACGTCGACGCCGTGGCCGCCGCCAAGCCGCTGAACGCCTACATCCTCGAAACCCCGGAAAAGGCCATCGAGATGGCCAAGGCCTCCGACGCCCGCCGGGCGAAGGGCGAGGCCGGCGCCCTGGACGGCGCGCCGCTGGGCATCAAGGACCTGTTCTGCACCGAGGGCGTTCGCTCGACCGCCTGCTCGAACATCCTCGGCAACTTCGTCCCGACCTATGAGTCGACCGTCACCGCCAACCTGTGGCGCGACGGCGCGGTGATGCTGGGCAAGCTGAACCTCGACGAATTCGCCATGGGCTCGTCGAACGAGACCTCGGCCTTCGGCCCGGTGGTGAACCCGTGGCGCTCGGAAGGATCCAACGCCAAACTGACCCCGGGCGGCTCGTCCGGTGGTTCGGCCGCTGCGGTGGCCGCCGATCTCTGCCTGGGCGCGACGGCGACCGACACCGGCGGCTCGATCCGCCAGCCGGCCGCCTTCACCGGCACCGTCGGGATCAAGCCGACCTACGGCCGCTGCTCGCGCTGGGGCGTGGTGGCCTTCGCCTCGTCGCTCGACCAGGCCGGCCCGATCGCCAAGACCGTCGAGGACGCGGCGATCCTGCTGAAGTCGATGTCGGGGCACGACCCGAAGGACTCCACCAGCCTGGATATCGAGACCCCGGACTATCCGAGCTTCGTCGGCAAGTCGGTGAAGGGGCTGCGCGTCGGCATTCCGAAGGAATACCGCGTCGACGGCATGCCGCCCGAAATCGAGAAGCTCTGGGAGCAAGGCATCGCCTGGCTCAAGGAGGCCGGCTGCGAGATCGTCGAGGTCTCCCTGCCGCACACCAAGTACGCCCTGCCGGCCTACTACATCGTCGCCCCGGCCGAGGCCTCGTCGAACCTCGCGCGCTATGACGGCATGCGCTACGGCCTGCGCGAGACCGGCGGCAACCTGACCGAGACCTATGAGAACACCCGCGCCGCCGGCTTCGGCGCGGAGGTCAAGCGGCGGATCCTGATCGGCACCTATGTGCTGTCGGCCGGCTACTACGACGCCTACTACGTCAAGGCGTTGAAGGTCCGTCGGCGGATCGCCGACGACTTCGACCAGGCCTTCCAGAAAGTTGACGCTCTGCTGACCCCGACCGCGCCGTCCGCGGCGTTCGGGCTGGGCGAGAACGCCGACGATCCGGTGGCGATGTACCTCAACGACATCTTCACCGTGACGGTGAACCTGGCCGGCCTGCCGGGCATGAGCATCCCGGCCGGCGTCGACGCCAACGGCCTGCCGCTTGGCCTGCAGCTGATCGGCAAGGCGCTGGACGAGGGCACGCTGTTCTCGCTCGGCGGCGCGATCGAGAAGGCCGCCGACTTCAAGGCCAAGCCCGCCAAGTGGTGGTAG
- the gatC gene encoding Asp-tRNA(Asn)/Glu-tRNA(Gln) amidotransferase subunit GatC yields the protein MAIDAATVRKVARLARIAEPEDKLEALAKELTGIMTWIEQLGEVDTDGVEPMTSAVAVTLPMREDVVTDGGDPAKVLSNAPKTVDGFFVVPKVVE from the coding sequence ATGGCCATCGACGCCGCGACCGTTCGTAAGGTCGCGAGGCTCGCGCGGATCGCCGAGCCCGAGGACAAGCTGGAAGCGCTCGCCAAGGAGCTGACCGGGATCATGACCTGGATCGAGCAACTGGGCGAAGTCGACACCGACGGGGTCGAGCCCATGACCTCGGCCGTGGCCGTGACGCTGCCGATGCGCGAGGACGTGGTCACCGACGGCGGCGATCCGGCCAAGGTGCTGTCGAATGCGCCCAAGACCGTGGATGGCTTCTTCGTCGTGCCGAAGGTGGTGGAATAA
- the ruvX gene encoding Holliday junction resolvase RuvX gives MAVVDLTELPALLPRYSALIGLDLGEKTIGVAVSDVTRMVGSPLELIRKTKFTAEANRLFALIDEREVGAIVIGLPVNMDGTEGTRCQSNRAFARNLLRLRDIPIAFWDERMSTMAVNRVLVEEADVTRARRAELVDKMAAAWILQGALDRLSALAD, from the coding sequence ATGGCTGTCGTCGATCTGACCGAACTCCCCGCGCTTTTGCCGCGCTATTCCGCCCTGATAGGACTGGATCTGGGCGAAAAGACCATCGGCGTGGCCGTCTCCGACGTCACCCGCATGGTCGGCTCTCCGCTGGAGCTGATCCGCAAGACCAAGTTCACGGCCGAGGCCAACCGCCTGTTCGCCCTGATCGACGAACGCGAAGTCGGGGCCATCGTCATCGGCCTGCCGGTCAATATGGACGGGACCGAGGGAACGCGCTGCCAGTCCAACCGGGCCTTCGCCCGCAATCTGCTGCGATTGCGCGACATTCCCATCGCCTTCTGGGACGAGCGGATGTCGACGATGGCGGTCAACCGCGTGCTGGTCGAGGAAGCCGACGTCACCCGCGCCCGCCGCGCCGAGCTGGTCGACAAGATGGCGGCCGCCTGGATTCTGCAGGGCGCGCTCGATCGGCTCAGCGCCCTGGCAGACTAG
- a CDS encoding PilZ domain-containing protein, with translation MTPPDATPTERWSRANGGIERRATPREPVLLPALLIEEGGRKRPCVILDRSEGGLRINLPGDEAAPDSFCILDLVTGMGREVEVAWRRPPELGVRTVRTYDLDQPQEGLGETLRQIRISVLG, from the coding sequence ATGACACCACCTGATGCGACGCCCACCGAACGCTGGTCGCGGGCCAATGGCGGAATCGAGCGCCGGGCTACGCCGCGCGAACCGGTCCTGCTACCAGCCTTGCTGATTGAGGAGGGCGGCCGCAAACGCCCTTGCGTGATCCTCGACCGCTCCGAGGGCGGACTGCGGATCAACCTGCCGGGCGACGAGGCGGCGCCCGACAGCTTCTGCATTCTGGACCTGGTGACCGGCATGGGGCGCGAGGTGGAGGTCGCCTGGCGCCGGCCGCCCGAACTTGGCGTGCGCACCGTCAGGACTTACGATCTCGACCAACCGCAGGAAGGCCTGGGCGAGACGCTGCGCCAGATCCGGATATCGGTCCTCGGCTAG